The following coding sequences are from one Paracoccus alcaliphilus window:
- a CDS encoding ETC complex I subunit encodes MRVRIYQPARNAMQSGSARTKLWVLEFPSADAREIDPLMGWTISDDMQSQVRLRFETRKQAEEYARAHGLDFVVQEPQKRAPNIRPRGYGENFATDRRAPWTH; translated from the coding sequence ATGCGAGTACGCATCTATCAACCTGCCCGCAACGCCATGCAATCCGGCTCTGCCCGGACGAAGCTGTGGGTTCTGGAATTTCCGTCGGCCGACGCGCGCGAGATCGACCCGCTGATGGGCTGGACCATCAGCGACGACATGCAGAGCCAGGTCCGCCTGCGCTTCGAGACCCGCAAACAGGCCGAGGAATACGCCCGTGCGCATGGTCTGGATTTCGTCGTGCAGGAACCGCAAAAACGCGCCCCCAACATCCGCCCCCGCGGCTATGGCGAGAACTTCGCCACCGACCGCCGCGCCCCCTGGACGCACTGA
- a CDS encoding pseudoazurin, whose translation MKPSLLLAAPALALALSTAALAAEHEVAMLNRGEAGVMVFEPGFVRAEPGDVIRFVPTDKSHNVEAIKDILPERVEVFKSKINDEYELTVTEPGLYGVKCTPHFAMGMVMLIQVGDAPDNLEAAQSAQMPKKARERLDAEIAQVQ comes from the coding sequence ATGAAACCGTCCCTGTTGCTTGCCGCCCCTGCGCTGGCCCTTGCGCTGTCCACCGCCGCGCTGGCGGCCGAGCACGAGGTCGCCATGCTGAACCGTGGCGAGGCGGGCGTCATGGTCTTCGAGCCGGGCTTCGTCCGGGCCGAGCCGGGCGATGTGATCCGCTTCGTGCCCACCGACAAAAGCCACAATGTCGAGGCGATCAAGGACATCCTTCCCGAACGGGTCGAGGTCTTCAAAAGCAAGATCAACGACGAATATGAACTGACGGTGACCGAACCGGGTCTTTACGGCGTCAAATGCACCCCGCATTTCGCGATGGGGATGGTGATGCTGATCCAGGTCGGCGATGCGCCGGACAATCTGGAGGCCGCGCAAAGCGCGCAGATGCCCAAGAAGGCGCGCGAACGGCTGGATGCCGAAATCGCGCAGGTTCAGTAA
- a CDS encoding MYG1 family protein yields the protein MPPAYLVTHSGGFHADEVFSTVILTRLYPQAQLIRSRAAEWITPGPDRIIYDVGGAYDADAGIFDHHQRGAPLRDDGQPFSSFGLIWRHFGRDYLVASGVPVEHIEAVHASFDAKFVLPIDLLDNGALSPASAGPLLTGMLLPDLIESLKPVFDDTVPGADDSAFQTALTIARAFVEARIARSAAKLRAEAIVLEAIAKAGASRILELPMGMPFRPAVIKAGADHLWFVINPRGSDWVIGGIRKSEDGFEQRADLPASWAGLTGAALEKISGVKGALFCHNGRFIAAAANRVAALDMAGIAVREAELAKAGSV from the coding sequence ATGCCCCCCGCCTATCTCGTCACCCATTCCGGCGGCTTTCATGCGGATGAGGTCTTTTCGACCGTCATCCTGACGCGGCTTTATCCTCAGGCACAGCTCATCCGCAGCCGGGCGGCCGAATGGATCACGCCCGGCCCTGACCGCATCATCTATGATGTCGGCGGGGCCTATGATGCCGATGCGGGGATCTTCGACCACCACCAGCGCGGCGCGCCCCTGCGTGATGATGGACAGCCCTTCAGCTCGTTCGGGCTGATCTGGCGCCATTTCGGCCGCGACTACCTGGTGGCTTCCGGCGTCCCGGTCGAACATATCGAAGCGGTCCATGCGTCGTTCGATGCGAAGTTCGTCCTGCCGATTGACCTGCTGGACAACGGCGCGCTCAGCCCGGCCAGCGCCGGGCCGCTGCTCACCGGCATGCTCCTGCCCGACCTGATCGAGAGCCTGAAGCCGGTCTTCGACGATACCGTTCCGGGTGCTGACGACAGCGCCTTCCAGACCGCCCTGACCATCGCCCGCGCTTTCGTCGAGGCCCGCATCGCACGCAGCGCCGCCAAGCTGCGCGCCGAAGCCATCGTCCTTGAGGCCATCGCCAAAGCAGGCGCCAGCCGCATCCTTGAGCTGCCAATGGGCATGCCCTTCCGCCCTGCTGTAATAAAGGCCGGCGCGGATCACCTGTGGTTCGTCATCAACCCGCGCGGCAGTGATTGGGTGATCGGCGGCATCCGCAAATCCGAGGATGGCTTCGAACAACGCGCCGACCTGCCAGCCTCATGGGCCGGACTGACCGGCGCGGCACTGGAGAAAATCTCTGGCGTCAAGGGCGCTCTTTTCTGCCACAACGGCCGCTTCATCGCCGCCGCCGCGAACCGGGTGGCCGCGCTGGACATGGCCGGGATCGCGGTGAGGGAAGCAGAGTTGGCGAAAGCTGGTTCTGTGTGA
- a CDS encoding carboxymuconolactone decarboxylase family protein, translating to MTDITLPKATAALGAKRHALAPEIDDAFLALSKKVFADGALDRRTKQLIAIAVAHVTQCPWCIEGHTRGAKRAGASNEQIMEAIWVAAEMRAGAAYAHANKTLAVLEQIDGD from the coding sequence ATGACCGATATCACCCTGCCGAAAGCCACCGCCGCGCTTGGGGCAAAACGGCACGCGCTGGCGCCGGAGATCGATGATGCGTTTCTGGCGCTGTCAAAGAAGGTCTTTGCCGATGGCGCGCTCGATCGGCGCACCAAGCAGCTGATCGCGATCGCGGTTGCCCATGTGACGCAATGCCCGTGGTGCATCGAGGGCCATACCCGGGGCGCGAAACGCGCCGGGGCCAGCAACGAACAGATCATGGAGGCGATCTGGGTCGCGGCCGAGATGCGGGCGGGGGCGGCCTATGCCCATGCGAACAAGACGCTGGCGGTGCTGGAGCAGATCGATGGCGATTAG
- a CDS encoding RNA polymerase sigma factor, whose product MTNRPAFVDRPLPRHWSEAELVAAARRRDEEAVRELIRRLNGRLYRIARGMMPSDAEAEEVVQDAYLSAFTHLDDFREAARFSTWITRITLNCAAMRLRKHRPEQQEYDTVQERNLCGDGVLAFPGCHPETAEATLARMQTRAVIEAAVAELPPDLRLVFLMHETAGMGLHDIARDLSLPLGTVKTRLMRARHRLRRIISARIRGGFDSIFPFAGQRCAGMADRVAALLRARADHDPERL is encoded by the coding sequence GTGACGAATCGCCCCGCCTTTGTGGACAGGCCACTGCCGCGGCACTGGTCCGAAGCCGAACTGGTCGCTGCCGCGCGACGGCGTGACGAAGAGGCCGTGCGCGAACTGATCCGGCGGCTGAACGGGCGGCTTTATCGCATCGCGCGCGGGATGATGCCCAGTGACGCCGAGGCCGAAGAGGTGGTGCAGGACGCCTATCTGTCGGCCTTCACCCATCTGGATGATTTCCGCGAGGCGGCGCGGTTCTCGACCTGGATCACCCGCATCACGCTGAACTGCGCCGCCATGCGGCTGCGCAAACACCGCCCCGAGCAGCAGGAATATGACACCGTGCAGGAACGCAATCTTTGCGGCGACGGGGTGCTGGCCTTTCCCGGTTGCCACCCCGAGACCGCCGAAGCCACGCTGGCCCGGATGCAGACCCGCGCCGTCATCGAGGCGGCGGTGGCCGAATTGCCCCCCGATCTGCGGCTGGTGTTCCTGATGCACGAGACCGCCGGGATGGGCCTGCATGACATCGCCCGTGACCTGTCGCTGCCGCTTGGCACCGTCAAGACGCGGCTGATGCGGGCCCGCCACCGCCTGCGCCGGATCATCAGCGCCCGGATCCGGGGCGGGTTCGACAGCATCTTTCCCTTCGCGGGCCAGCGCTGCGCGGGCATGGCCGACCGTGTCGCCGCCTTGCTGCGCGCCCGCGCGGATCACGACCCCGAACGCTTATAA
- a CDS encoding hexameric tyrosine-coordinated heme protein translates to MLRRTSFLLAALVLLPAAGLAQSADSPATDMNAPEAEVWLPTLLTDTPQQGFELAVGMARRAVKTAQPDVEVLKSLRPGYATDAGSLIDVSGVAATWFATIAAANDYWRE, encoded by the coding sequence ATGTTGCGACGGACCTCTTTCCTTCTGGCGGCGCTGGTGCTGCTGCCAGCCGCGGGCCTTGCCCAGAGCGCCGACAGCCCGGCAACCGATATGAACGCGCCGGAGGCAGAGGTCTGGCTGCCGACGCTGCTGACCGACACGCCGCAGCAGGGATTTGAACTGGCGGTCGGCATGGCGCGGCGGGCGGTCAAGACCGCCCAGCCCGATGTCGAGGTGCTGAAATCGCTGCGGCCGGGCTATGCGACGGATGCGGGCAGCCTGATCGACGTTTCGGGCGTGGCGGCCACCTGGTTCGCCACCATCGCTGCGGCAAACGACTATTGGCGCGAGTGA
- a CDS encoding IS630 family transposase (programmed frameshift) yields MSAPLPSALRTRFQRYIEEGLSGRAAALRLKLSPATGARWGRAIRTRGHAEPLPQGRPKGHGKLAPHRAFFEKLLAQDPDITLFELRDALIAAEGVRVHHSSIASLLSRLGFTYKKSLVAAERRGARVRQRRTDWFEHRLPAIADRPERVVFIDETSVKTNLTRLRGRALRGTRLTMDAPFGSWGTQTLIAGLTPDALIAPWCIRGAMDGPAFAAWVREVLIPEIEPGTVVILDNLATHHNKQAAEALHAHRCWFLYLPPYSPDLNPIEMAFAKLKAHLRRIGARTFTDVFKAIGEVCDLFDPGECWNYFKAAKYVAG; encoded by the exons ATGTCAGCACCATTGCCGTCGGCCCTCCGGACGCGGTTTCAGCGATATATCGAGGAGGGTTTAAGCGGTCGGGCGGCGGCGCTGCGGCTGAAACTCTCGCCGGCGACCGGAGCACGTTGGGGCCGGGCGATCAGGACCAGGGGGCATGCCGAACCATTGCCCCAGGGACGTCCCAAAGGGCATGGAAAGCTTGCCCCGCACCGGGCCTTTTTTGAGAAACTGCTCGCACAGGATCCCGACATCACGCTGTTCGAACTCAGGGACGCGCTGATCGCAGCGGAAGGCGTTCGTGTCCATCACTCGTCCATTGCCAGTCTGCTGTCGCGGCTTGGGTTCACCTAT AAAAAGTCGCTGGTGGCCGCCGAACGCCGTGGTGCCAGGGTAAGACAGCGGCGAACCGACTGGTTCGAGCATCGCTTGCCAGCCATCGCGGATCGGCCGGAACGCGTGGTTTTCATAGACGAGACCTCAGTGAAGACCAACCTCACCCGCCTGCGGGGACGTGCCCTGCGCGGCACACGCCTGACCATGGATGCGCCCTTCGGCAGCTGGGGAACACAGACCCTGATCGCCGGGCTCACACCGGATGCCCTGATTGCGCCCTGGTGCATCCGGGGCGCAATGGACGGCCCCGCCTTCGCAGCCTGGGTTCGCGAGGTCCTGATCCCGGAGATCGAGCCGGGAACCGTGGTGATCCTCGACAACCTTGCCACCCACCACAACAAGCAGGCTGCTGAGGCTCTGCATGCCCATCGCTGCTGGTTTCTCTATCTGCCGCCATATTCGCCGGACCTGAACCCCATCGAAATGGCATTCGCAAAACTCAAGGCGCACCTGCGCAGGATCGGGGCAAGAACATTTACCGACGTCTTCAAGGCCATCGGCGAAGTCTGTGATCTCTTCGATCCCGGCGAATGTTGGAACTACTTCAAGGCCGCAAAATATGTCGCAGGTTAA
- a CDS encoding cytochrome c oxidase subunit I: protein MAARISEPVEAQQGFFTRWFMSTNHKDIGILYLFTAGLAGLISVAFTVYMRMELQYPGVQYMCLEGMRLIADASAECTPNGHLWNVVVTYHGILMMFFVVIPALFGGFGNYFMPLHIGAPDMAFPRLNNLSYWLYVCGVSLAITSLLSPGGSDLPGAGVGWVLYPPLSTSEAGYAMDLAIFSVHVSGASSILGAINIITTFLNMRAPGMTLFKVPLFAWAVFITAWMILLSLPVLAGGITMLLMDRNFATNFFNPAGGGDPILYQHILWFFGHPEVYMLILPGFGIISHVVSTFARKPIFGYLPMVLAMAAIAFLGFVVWAHHMYTVGMSLTQQAYFQVATMTIAVPTGIKVFSWIATMWGGSVEFKTPMLWAFGFLFLFTIGGVTGVVIAQAPLDRVYHDTYYIVAHFHYVMSLGAVFAIFAGVYFWIGKMSGRQYPEWAGKLHFWMMFIGSNLIFFPQHFLGRQGMPRRYIDYPVEYAFWNGVSSTGAYLSFASFLFFIGIVFYTLFAGKRVTENNYWNEHADTLEWTLTCPPPEHTFEQLPKREDWDRSHAQR from the coding sequence ATGGCAGCCCGGATCAGCGAACCCGTCGAAGCGCAGCAGGGCTTTTTCACCCGCTGGTTCATGTCCACCAATCACAAGGACATCGGCATCCTCTATCTGTTCACGGCGGGTCTGGCCGGGCTGATCTCGGTCGCCTTCACCGTCTATATGCGGATGGAGCTGCAATATCCCGGCGTGCAATACATGTGCCTCGAGGGGATGCGCCTGATTGCCGACGCATCGGCCGAATGCACGCCGAATGGCCATCTGTGGAATGTGGTGGTGACCTATCACGGCATCCTGATGATGTTCTTCGTGGTGATCCCGGCGTTGTTCGGAGGTTTCGGCAACTATTTCATGCCGCTGCATATCGGTGCCCCGGACATGGCCTTTCCGCGGCTGAACAACCTGTCTTACTGGCTCTATGTCTGCGGGGTTTCGCTGGCCATCACCTCGCTGCTGTCGCCGGGCGGCTCGGACCTGCCGGGGGCGGGGGTGGGCTGGGTGCTCTATCCGCCGCTGTCCACGTCCGAGGCCGGCTATGCGATGGATCTGGCGATCTTTTCCGTCCACGTCTCCGGTGCCAGCTCGATTCTGGGCGCGATCAACATCATCACCACCTTCCTGAATATGCGCGCCCCCGGCATGACCCTGTTCAAGGTGCCGCTGTTCGCATGGGCGGTGTTCATCACCGCATGGATGATCCTGCTGTCGCTGCCGGTGCTGGCCGGAGGCATCACCATGCTGCTGATGGACCGCAATTTCGCCACCAATTTCTTCAACCCGGCCGGCGGGGGCGACCCGATCCTGTATCAGCATATCCTGTGGTTCTTTGGCCATCCCGAGGTCTATATGCTGATTCTGCCCGGTTTCGGCATCATCAGCCATGTGGTTTCGACCTTCGCCAGAAAACCGATTTTCGGTTATCTGCCGATGGTGCTGGCCATGGCGGCGATCGCTTTTCTGGGCTTTGTCGTCTGGGCGCATCACATGTACACCGTCGGCATGTCGCTGACCCAGCAGGCCTATTTTCAGGTGGCGACGATGACCATCGCCGTGCCCACCGGCATCAAGGTCTTTTCCTGGATCGCGACGATGTGGGGCGGCTCGGTCGAGTTCAAGACCCCGATGCTCTGGGCCTTCGGCTTCCTGTTCCTGTTCACCATCGGCGGCGTGACCGGCGTCGTCATCGCGCAGGCGCCGCTGGATCGGGTCTATCACGACACCTATTACATCGTGGCGCATTTCCATTATGTGATGAGCCTTGGCGCGGTTTTCGCGATCTTCGCCGGGGTTTATTTCTGGATCGGCAAGATGTCGGGTCGGCAATATCCCGAATGGGCCGGCAAGCTGCATTTCTGGATGATGTTCATCGGCTCGAACCTGATCTTCTTTCCGCAGCATTTTCTGGGCCGTCAGGGGATGCCGCGCCGCTACATCGACTATCCGGTCGAGTATGCGTTCTGGAACGGTGTTTCCTCGACCGGCGCCTATCTGTCCTTCGCCTCGTTCCTGTTCTTCATCGGCATCGTGTTCTACACCCTGTTCGCAGGCAAGCGCGTGACCGAGAACAACTATTGGAACGAGCATGCCGATACGCTGGAATGGACCCTGACCTGCCCGCCGCCCGAACACACCTTCGAGCAACTGCCCAAACGCGAGGACTGGGACCGCAGCCACGCGCAGCGGTAG